Part of the Brevibacillus brevis genome is shown below.
AGTGGGCGGTGACTGGCCGGGTGCGCCCGACGAAACGACCGTGTTTCCCCAATTCCACGACATCGATTACGTCCGGGTCTACCAAAAGCAAAAAGACGTTGACTGGAAGTTCTGGTAGTCCTATAATGAACGAAGAGTAGTTCTCAATAACGAACATTCTTTCCAATCCCCTTCCCGCCTCGCCCACGTCTACATCGCAGTTGGTTTTCGAGAGAGAAATAGGAGTTGACTGTATGAAGATCATCATCAATGCGGATGATTTCGGCACGTCCCATTCGACGGACGAAGCGATCATCCAGACATTTTCTTCAGGCGCCCTGTCTTCCACCACCATCGTCGCCAACGGAGCTACCTTCGAATCCGCCTGCGTGCGCGCCCATGATGAGAAGCTGCTGGACCGCATCGGGCTTCACATCAATCTGACGGACGGCTTGCCGCTGACAGATCGCATCCGCAAATGCCCACGCTTTTGCGATGCAGACGGATTGTTTCTTCCGAAGAAGCTCTCGTTCTCCCGCCTCTTCCTCCCGTTGAACCCGGACGAAAAAAATGCCCTCGCCACTGAAGTCAAGGCGCAAATCGACCGTTGCCGCGCGCACGGCCTGCCTCTTACGCACGCAGACTCCCACAATCACGTCCATACGGAATTCGTGATCGGCACATTGATCATGGATGTCTTGAAAGAGGAAGGCATCCATTACCTGCGGCTCACACGCAACCTCGGAGAGAATATGTCGATCGCCAAAAAAGCATACAAGCATCTCTACAACAGCATTCTTTCGGCAAAGGGGCTGCGCGGAGTCCGCTACTTTTGCGAAATTACGGACATGATCACCGCCTGTAAGAAGGGAGAAAAGCGGCCGGTCTCTGCCGAAATCATGTGCCACCCGGTCCTCGGCGAAAACGGCAGCGTCATGGATTTGTACGGCGGCTCCATCATTCAGCAATTCAAAGAGCTGACCCTGCTCGTCCCCGAAATGCAGCTCACTACATACGGACTCACCGGACGTGCTGGATGAGTGAAAGGTTTGGGGCGGGATGCCATTCTCCCGCCCCTTCGCATTTATACAGTCACTACCGCCTGATTGTTCTCCGTGCGATCTTCCCCCCGTACGTCTCCCGCCTCCCGTCCTTCCAGGTAGCCCAGAAACACTGCAAAGGTCACGATGTTTCCCAAATGGGCATCCAGTATATCGTTGACTTCCAGCCGCGGATCGAGAACTCCTTCCCGCTTTAACCGTTCGACGGCCTCTTCAGTCACGCCCAGGGTGCGCATTTTCCGGAACAATTCCGGGTGTTCCGGGCTCTCCTGCAGGTAGGTTTTGCTCAGCAGCTTGCGGCCGACTACCTTGGTGACCCGCCTGCATCTGTTGCGGATGTACTTTCCGATATCCTTGAGCATCTCGAGCGTTTCCGCCGATGCCGAGATGCCTCCCTCTGCCGTGGGGATCCTGGCTACTTGCGGATTCAATCTCGTGATCAGCTCGCGATGATACCGGTTGAAAAAACGCACGCGGCGCTTCAAGTGGAAGCCGCAGCGGACCAGATCGTACTCCAGAAAAGGCGAGTAGCAGCCGAACAGGTGGTTCGTCGAAGCGATAAACGTGCTGGCGACAGTCTTCATCCGAAAATGGTAGTAGATGCTGTCGTACGTCTTCGTATTCGTGTCCATCCGATAGCGCCCCAATTTGTCCACCACGCCGTTTTCGAAGGTGTCGTTGATCGCGCGGAACTCCCCCGCGAAATACGAGCTTTTGCACTTGATCTGAAGCATTCTCATCCGCAGAAACCGGCGGATATTGGCCTTTTTCCGGGCGTAGAACGGAAAGTCCTGCACCCACATGTTTTCTTTGAGAAACTCTCCTCCGATGCCGGATATGACCAGCTCGATCCCTCTGTCCCTCCTGCTTTGGTGGTGCGGCAACGTCCGGTAATGCTTAAACAGATCGTTCATTCCGTCGCACCAGACGAACAGCTCGGGAACCATCTGCTCCAGCCGCTCGACGCACGGCTCCGTCACGTACAGGCGATGATCCAGCACACGGGCGATCTCTACGGGAATGTCCACATCCCGGATACCCGCCCTCCCGGAAATAGCCGCCTCGAAGGGAACCCCGTAATGATCGAGCAGCACACAGACGAGCCTGGAGTCCACTCCTCCCGTCAAATCGGCGCTAATTTTCAAATGCCGGATGGACTGGCAAAACCGCCGAAAAAAATCCATGACATCCACGTCGGGACAGGGTGTGTCGATACTTGCCAGCTGCTTGGATACGATAGATTTTTTATGAGAGCAAAAGACGATGATTTCATTGCTATCGATTTTGCAAATGCCATCCAGGAGCGTGCGGTTGTCGTAGATGTTGCCGAAATTGATGAATTCGACGATCGCTTCCTTGGACACGCGTTCCTTGCCAAAGCCGCTGTACCTCGCCAGGGCGAGAAACGAAGTGGATATGGCGGAATCCGTATGAAAGGCTTCAAAAGCTCCGCTGTTGTCGATAAACGAATAGAACACGCCTGCCTGCTTGTCGCAGACGGTCATGAAGAAATGTCCTTTCAACAGCTTGATCGCCGTGATCAGCCCGGACGCTCTGACTTCCTCTGCAAATGTCATGACCGAATCCATTCCCGCCGCAATGCCCAGAACAAAAACAAACCCCCGCCAACTGATCAAATAGTCGCCGTCTTCCCACATTTGCTCCGTTTTCTGATAGTGGGTAATCCCCTCTTGTGTGATTAGCATGCTTGCTCACCCTGTTCTCCCTGAGAATTCACGATGAATGGGAAAGATGCGATAGGCGTCCTTCTCTTTGCTTCTCGCGATCACCCTGGTGCTCATTTCCTATTTTCTGGTCGAAATAATGGAGCAGTGTCGCCAGTGTGATCATGCTGCCGATATGCTGATTGTGGATCTGCTCCAGCGTCAGGTGCGGATGAAGGATGCCTGCCTCTTTCAGCAATTCCAGCGAGGCCTGGGCCTGGCGAAGCTGCCGGACTGCCGCAAACAAGCGCGGATGCTCGGGACTGTCCTGCGAAACGCTCTTCTTCAACACCTTCCTGCCCAGCAGGTTCATCAATCGCCTGCTGTAGTTGATCGCGTATTTTTGGACGTCCTTGGCCACCTCCAGCCGTTCGCTCGAAACGGAGATCCCTCCTTCCGCTGTCCGTATTTTGGATACCGCCGGATTCAGCTGCGTGATGACTTTGCGGTGAAATCCGTTGAACATGCGCTCCTTTCTGTTCAATTGATAACCATACCGCACGAGATCTTCGTCCAGCAGAGGAGCGTACGAAGGCAGCACGCGGTTGGCTGCCGTCATGAAATTGCCCGCGATCGCTTTCATGCGGTAATGGTAGTAAATATTGTCGTAGGTTTCGGTATTGGTCGCGAGCACGTAAGGAGAGAGTTCTTGCAGCATACGCGCGGAAAACGTTTGGCAAAGGGGGACAAACGGGATTGAAAAATAATGGGTGCTGCACGGAATGGGAAGGATCCGTGTATGGAACAGCCGGCTCAGGTTGGCCTTTTTTCGGGAGTAAAACGGGAAGTCTTGCAGCCAAAAGAAATCTTTGAACAGCTCTCCGCCGATGCCGGTGATGGCGACATCCATCCCTCTTTGGAGACGGTTTTGGTTATGGCGATGGGTACGATAATGGCGGAACAGATCGTGCAGTCCGTCGCTGAGCAAAAACAGCTCCTCCACGCGCTCTTCCAGATCGTCCACGTACGGGTGCGTCACATGCAGAGGGACTCCGAACAAGTCCGCCACTTCTCTCGGGATTTCCACATCCGAAATGCCCTCCATCCCCGAGATCGTCGTCTCGAATTCGACGCCGTAGTAATGAAGCAGCACGCCGAGCAGCCTGGAGTCGATTCCGCCCGACAAATCGATGCTGACTTTGTGATGCCGCAGAGAGCCGGCCAGCTGCTGAAAAAATGCGTAAAAATCGACCGGCTCCGCCGTCTCGTAGATGGAGGCGAGCTTCTTTCGGACCAGCTTGACATGCCGACCGTTCAATACGGCCAGTTCGCTGCTGTCGATCTTCCGGATCGAATCGAAAAAGGTTTTATTGCCGAAGAGATGGCCAAAATGCAGAAATTCCACAACCGCGTCAGGGTTTAAGGACGTCTCCGGACGTGACTTGAAGACGGCCAGTGCCAGAAAAGAGCTGGACAGGGCATCGTCGGCGAAGTAAGCGTCGAAGCAGCCGCTCGAATCGGTAAAACTGTAGTACGCATGCGTGTGTTTGCTCTTCAGGACCATATGGTAGCTGCCTTTTAGCTGCAGTACATCCTCTGGCAAAGCCGACTCGGCTGCGAATGCGGCAAACCGCTGGACGGATGGCAGTCCTGCAGCAATTCCCGGCATGTAGGCAAACCCTTTCCAGTAAAACACGGCCCAGTCGTTTTCCCATTTGCTGTACCCCGGGTCGACCGATTTGATTCCCTCGTGTGTAATTAGCAAGTATACTCCCCCATTAGCTGGAATGTGTCCGGTTTTTTACTCGTTTCCGAGGGAACATTGCCCTTTTGTCGAATGAAGGAAATCCACAAAGAGAAACAGCGACAAGAAATGGCTGAGATGAGCGTCGTGGATCTCGTGCAGGCGGACGCGCCTGTGCAAGATGTTTTCTTCCTTTAAGAGCTCAATGGCATCCTTGGCAAACTGTGAATTTCGGATTCGTTCGTACAAATCGGGATGATCCGCCTTTTGCCTCGTATACGATGTCTGAAACAGCTTCCTTTCGATGACCTTCACAAGCCGGATGCTCTTGTCCCTGACGTATTTTTGAATGTCTTTGCCGACCTCCCATTTGTCTGCCGAGACGGATACGCCGCCTTCGGAAGTGCGAATCCGGGAGATGGCCGGGTTGACCTGGGAGATGGTCTTGCGGTGAAACGTGTTGAAAAACCGTTCCCGGCGCTTCAGCTGGAAGCCGAACTGCACGAATTCAGGCTCCATCATGGGCGCATAGCTGGGCAGGACGCGATTGGCCGCAGTAAGGAAGTTGCCGCCAATCGTCGGCAGCTCGTACTGGTAGTAGATATGGTCGTACGTTTTCGTGTTGAGGTCCATTTGATAGCGGGACAGCCTCTGGACGACGGCCTGCTTCACATTTTGATTGCGTCTGGCGTAATCTTTGCTGAAGTAGTCGTCCTTGCACGGAATGGGGAACATCCGCAGCGTCACCAGCCTCTCCAGCCTCGCCATCCTGCTTGAATAGAACGGGAAATCCTGCAGCCACAGCTCGTCTTTGAGAAATTCTCCGCCGATGCCGGACAGCGCCAGCTCGATCCCCCGCTTCACCCGGTTCCGATTGTGCTGATAGGAGCGGTAATGCTTGAAGGTGTCGTTCAGGCCGTCGCTCAGCCGAAACAGCTCGGGAATGCTGTCTTCCAAGCCGTCGATGCACGGGTAGGTGATGTGGAGCGGCTTGCCGAGAGCTGCCGCTACCTCCTTTGCGATTTCCACGTCCTCCATGCCATCCATGCCGGAGACGGTCGTCTCAAACGGGACGCCGAAATAGTCGAGCATGACAGCGATGAGCCGCGAATCCACCCCTCCCGTCAAATCCACGCTGATCCGGCATTCGCGGGCAGAGTGCGCGAATTTCTCGAAGAACTGAAGATAGTCGAAATCCCCATGGCCTGCATCGATCGGCGCCAAATTTTTGGAATGGATGCTTTTCCCGCCCGGTCCAAACCGGATGACCTGGTTGCGGTCAATCCGGAAAATCCCTTCGACAAGCGTCCGGTTCAGGAACACGTTTCCGAAATTGACGAACTCCATGACGGAATCGCGGTTCAGGCTGACGGGTGTCAGACCGTGGTAGGTGACCAGGTCCAAAAACGAACTGGCTGCCGCCGTTTTCGAATGAAATGCGGTAAATCCCCCATTGTTGTCCGTAAAGCAGATGTATGTATGCGTCTGTTTTTCCTTCACCACCATGAAAAAATGACCTTTGAGCGAGGAAATGGCACGGTCCAGCCCTTCTGCAGCCATCAATCGGGAAAACTCCCGGACCGAAGCGGCTCCAGGCGCAAAGCCCAGCAGGTAGACGAACCCCCTCCATCGAAACAAATAATCCGGGTTTTCCCACGACTGCAGTTCACCGCCAGAACTCCTCAACCCTTTCGCTGTCAACAGCAATGCAAACTTCCTCCTTCTCGTCGCTTATTGTCAGAGGATCTCACTCACCCTCCTGTTGTCCGCCAAAATTTCTCTCGCCTTGCTCACGAACGAAATTTTCTTTTGTGCGTCCATGTTGAGCTGCATGATTTTTTGCACAAAGGTCTGAGGATGGTTGACGCAAAAGTCTTCGTCGAAAATTTCTTCCGAATACCCTACCGTGCTCTCCTTGGTCGCAAGCACCGGGATTCCTTTCATGATCCCTTCCAGTATCTTGATCTTGGCCCCTCCGCCCAGCGTGTTGGGGACGATCAGAAAGTCGCAGCTGCGTATGTATTCATCCACCGACTTCACTGCACCCGTGATGGTGATCTTCTCCGAACGGTACGGCCAGAGCCTGGGACTCGGATCACGGCCGACGATGTACAGCCGGTAGCGATCGTCCTGCTTGACGAGCTCTTGGAATACGTTTTCGATGAACCAGACGGCCCCGACCACATTGGGGTACCATTCCATGCTTCCCAATAGCAGCAGCTGATAGGTCGGCTGCTCGACATGCTCTTGCAGCTTGATGGCCGGGTAGTTGTAGTAGGGCGGAATCACGTGGATGCGGCTGGCGTCTTTCCCCATCCTCTCGATGAGCGCTTTGTCCTCCGGCGAAATCACCCAGATGTCGTCTACAGCGTGAATGGCTTGAACCTCCAGCTTCCGAATTCCGCGGTTGAGCAGGCGCAGCTTCCATTTGTCCTTCGCCCGCTGCTGAAACCGGATCTCTTCCCTGGCGTTGAGATGCTCGATGTTGTGCTGGATGAGCACGAGCTTGGTCTGGCTGCGGTCGATGTGCTTCAGGATCGTCTCGTACAGGAAAAACATCCGCAGATGATCGAGAATGATAATATCGTAACGCTTCTGGGACAGGAGGGCTTCCGCTTCCCGGATCATGCTCCCCAGATACTTTTGGGTGCTGTCCCCGTAGATCAGCACTTTCTTGTAGTTCTCCCACTTCGTTGGAGCGTAGTCGACGAGCCTCATTTCCCCGAACAAGGACGCGTAGTAGCGGTATTCATCAGCCCCTACGTCCGTGTCCTCGTACCGGTACGATAAGACGTCGAAGGTAGCGCCTGTTCCGGCCAGTCGTTCCAATATCCCCAGCGAGTAGATCGCATCGCCGGAATTGACCGGGAAGAGCTTTCCCGAAATGTACAAGACTTGTTTTCCCATCTTCATCGCATCCTCAACTGATCTCGAAATGGCAGGCACCGTGCCAGGAGCCTCTTTCCCACGTACATGCGCCACAGAGCAGGGTAGTGCCGCATGATCTCGCGCCGTTGGGAAAACAGCTCCTGCCTGTGAAGGTCGCTGATCCCGCCGCCTTCGTACTTGCAGACGGCCTGCTCCACTTTTTCGAAGACGTCCCCCCGCTGCAGCATCTCCAGCACCGCCTTGTAATCCGCTGCGATGTGGTAGCGGGTGTCATACTGTACACGGCGATGGAGCCTCGTCGCGAACAGGATGGACTGATGACAGATCATCTTCGTGCTCATGTAAAAGTTGCCGAGGCGCGGCGGCTGTATCACCAGCTTGCCGCCCCTGTGAATATTGCCGTACAAATGAGTCTCGCCCCGGCGTCCAGGCAAGATCGCGTCCAGGACCACATCATTGAAAAAGACATCTCCGGCGTTCATGAAAATGATGTAGTCGCTGTCCGGCGCTGTCAGGGACAGACCTTTGTTCATCGCATCGTAAATGCCGCGATCCGGCTCGGAAACGACGCGGTCTATGACATGCCGATACGACTCGATCAGGTCCAGTGTCCCGTCCGATGATCCCCCGTCGACGACGATGTATTCCCTGTTCCGGTACGTCTGAGCCGCGACACTCTTGATGGTCGCCTCCAGCTGGCCGATCGCCTGATAGGTCACGGTCACCATGCTTACTTTTGGGTAATGCGGCGATGTTCCCACACGACTCCCCTCCTCTCGCACAGCTTTTTATTTCCCAGACAAGCCTTTGAGGTAACCGATAAAGAAGAAAAACAAGGTGACATACGTATACGATGCAATCAGCGTAGGCTCGACCATCATGGCCACCAGAAAGGAAACCGACAGCCCGATGACGCCGTACGACTGATCCGGATAGCTGCGAACAAATCGAAACAGGCATGGCAGGTGCCGGACCTGGATCAGGAGCAGCAGCAGCATGGGAATCCAGCCGACGTACCAGCCGACGTCCAGCCACAGGTTGTGGGCGTAGTCGTACGGGGCAAAGTCCGTTTTCGCTCCACCCATCGGGTACTCGATCAGTCCCAGCACTCCTTTGTACCACAGCTGATAACGCGGCGTGTCCAGCCCTTCGCTGATCAATCGTTCCATGAACGGATTGTCCAAGAGGCTTTTCGTCTCCGAAAAATCCACGAAGAACAGGTTTAGCGGCAACAGGCAAATCAGGACGAGCAGGGTGATCAGCTTCTTATGGGTCAGCTTCATCTGTGTCAGGTACAGCAAGGTAGCGATGGAAATGGAAAGGACGCCCGCATAGATGGGACTGCGGTTCTGCAACATGAGGTTGAGAAAAACGCTGACGAGGGCGAGTGCGACGAAGCACCCTTTCAGAAGCAGGTTGATCCTGCTGTACACCATGGCGATCAGGCAGATGCTCAAGGAAAAGAAGATTCCGACGATCGGGCCATTGACGATCCCTCCGTTCCAAAAGGAAGGGACCGCCCTTTCTGCAATCAAGTAGTTGTTTCCTGCGACCTCGCCGAAGTGCTCCAGCGTAAATTTCGCTGTCGAGAGGAATCCGTAACTGAAAAGCCCCCCGGCGGTGACGGCGATCACGGCGCTGATCTTCGCAAAGTTCTGAGCGAGAAAATAGCCGATGATATAGGCGATCGTCATGTTGGCGATGAGAAACGCGAATTTGCTCTCCAGCCATTCATCATCGGTCGTGATCTCAAACAGGACGCTCATGGTGTAGTACAAAAATGCGAACAAAAAAACAAGCGAAGCATCCAACAGGAAGGAGACGGTCACGGTCTTGCGCCTCAGGAAAAAGATGGCGGGAAAGCTGAGAATGAGGCAAATCAAAGACAGGTTGGGGACGCTTGTTCCATAGAGGAACACGCTGAGCAGCAGGATGCCGGAAGCCATCGCGTAGGTCGTTGCCCCTTGGCCCTCTGCCGCCAGCTGCCCGTTTTGGCTTCTGGATATGATGATGAACGTGTCTCGCAAGCAAATCCCCCCGCAACCTCTCTTACTCTACGGCCTGACAGCCGATTGCTGCGCCAGATACCAGTCGTACGTTTTCCGGATGCCTTCCGCAAGCGTCGTGGACGCTCGCCAGCCAAGCTGTTCCATCCTGCTGACATCGAGCCACTTCCGCGGTGTCCCGTCCGGCTTCGACGCATCGAAGACGATGCTTCCGCGGAAGCCGACGATGCCCTTGATCAACTCGGCCAGCTCGCTGATCGCCAAATCCGTACCGGTCCCGATGTTGACGATCGGTCCAATGTCAGCGTGTCTGTAGGTCTTCATCAAAAACACGCAAGCGTCGGCCAAGTCGTCGACGTACAAAAACTCCCGTTTCGGCGTCCCTGTCCCCCATACCACAACTTCAGCCGCATCCGCGACTTTCGCTTCGTGGAACTTTCGCAGCAGCGCGGGAAGCACGTGGGACGTCTGGGGATCGAAGTTGTCGTACGGGCCGTATAAATTGGTCGGCATCACCGCAAGAAAATCGGAACCGTACTGGCGGTGGTACGCTTCGCACATCTTGATCCCGGCAATCTTGGCGAGCGCGTACGGCTCATTGGTCGGCTCCAGCTCGCCTGTGAGCAAATACGCTTCCCGGATCGGCTGCGGAGACAACTTGGGGTAGATGCAAGAGCTGCCCAGAAACAGCAGCTTTTTCGCCCCATACCGGTGGGCTGCATGAATCACATTGGTCTGAATCAGCACGTTCTGGTAGAGGAAGTCAGCCGGGTACGTCGCATTGGCGTAAATCCCCCCTACTTTGGCCGCAGCCAGAAACACGTATTCGGGGCGCTCTTGCGCAAAAAACCGCGCTACGGCCCTCTGGTCCAACAGATCCAATTCGCTGCGGCTTTTGACCAGCACTTGCCGGTACCCTTGCGCCTCCAATGCTCGTTTGATAGCCGACCCGACCAGGCCGCGATGCCCTGCGACAAATATTCGTGCCTCTCGATCCACTAGAGGGACTCCCCTTTCGAGCGAATGTGCAGCTGAGCCATGATTTTCTTCAGGCGAAAGAAAACGAAGATCGCCTTGGTCTGCATGACACCTGTCCGATGCAGCGGGCGAAAGAAATAGCAGGAGCCATGCGTCTGGAGCCAGTACGAAAACAGGGATGCGACCGTGGCTCCCATCGCCCCGTATCTGGGAATGAGCAGCAGATTCAACAGGACGTTCATGATGCAGCCCATCAGCGACGTGACGAATTGCCAACGGGTGTAGTTCATCGTGTTGAGAAACGAGGTTCTCGCCACACCGAGATTGACGAACAGCCCGATCCAGATGTACCAGATCAGCAGGGAGGCAGCTGCCTCGTAATCCGGGCCGAACAGCTTGACGATGACGGTGGCGAAGCAGGTCGTGGCAATGGCCACCACGTACCCGATGAACGCCATGACATCATACAAATGCTGCATCCGCTCGTAAAACAGCTCCTCGCTGATTTTTTTGGCCTCCACAATGCTGGGAAACGTCGAGGAGACGATGGCGATCGGCACGAAATACCACATCTCTCCCAGCCGGACTGTCACCGAATAGATGCCGAGCTCGTGATCTCCCGCCATTTCCCCGATCATGATCTGATCGATCCGCATGTAGATCATGATTGCCAGGCTGGACAAGATCAGCGGCCAGCTGTCCTTCAGCATGTCGATCGCGCACGGCAGCGACACGCGCCATTTTCTGACGGAATGGCCGTGGATCCGGTAGCCGATCAAAAGCCCGGTAGTAATGATCACAGCTTCTGCCATCCCGGCGTAGGCGAAAGCGATGAGCGGGGCGTGCAGCACGATCATGACGAGCTTGACGAGCGAAATCAGGAAAAAGGCAATGCCATACGCATACACCTTCACTTTTGCGTACACCTGCGACTGGAACCAGTAGTCGATCGTGTCGAACGACTGCAGGATTGTCCCTAGCGCGATCAGCGCCACCATCCATTGCGTTTGGGGGTCATCCGGCCGCAGCAGGACGATCAGAGCAATGGTGAGAGCGATCGTAAACAGGGAGCCCAGCAGCTTCAATACAAAGGCGCTGCCCATGATCTCGTCTTTTCGCGCAGGGTGGTTGACGATGTTGCGGACGACGATTCCCTCGAGACCGAGAGCTGCAATCGCGGAAAAGAGGGCGACGAACGACTGCGCGTAATTCAGCTGTCCGTATTGGGCCGGGCCGAGGTACCTGGCAATCGCGATCCCGACGAAAAAGGAAACGACCATCCGAAAGATTCGTTCCATCGCCAGCCAGCCTGTGCTGATCACGATTCTCTTCAATCCCTGGCTCCTGGATACGAGGTGTACGAGGGAGAGGGTCAACAAGCGCCATTTGTGGATCATACCGAAAGCATGTGCTCCTTCTCGGCCTGCTGCCGGTCTGCCCGCACCATGAGCCGCACCAGCTCGGAGAAGGTGCAGGAAGGCTCCCAGCCCAGTACCCTTTTCGCTTTTTCAGGATTGCCAAGCAGGAGGTCGACTTCCGTTGGCCTGAAATACGCCGGATCGATTGCGACGAGGACTTTTCCTGTCTGGCGATGGATTCCCACTTCCTCGGCTCCCTGCCCCTGCCATTCCAGATCCAGACCGTTTTCCGCGAAGGCGAGCTCCACGAATTCCCGAACGGAATGCGTCTCCCCCGTCGCGATGACAAAGTCGTCCGGCACTTCTTGCTGGAGCATCAGCCACATGGCATGGACGTAATCTTTCGCATAGCCCCAGTCCCGTTTGGCATCCAGGTTGCCGAGGTACAATTTGTCCTGCAAGCCCAGCCGGATGCGGGCGGCCGCCCGGGTAATCTTGCGGGTGACAAATGTCTCCCCCCGCAGCGGCGATTCGTGGTTGAACAGAATGCCGTTGCAGGCAAACATGCCGTAGGCCTCCCGGTAATTGACGGTGATCCAGTACGCATAGAGCTTTGCTGCTGCATAGGGGCTGCGGGGGTAGAAGGGAGTCGTCTCCCGCTGCGGGACCTCCTGGACCATTCCGTACAGCTCGCTCGTCGACGCCTGGTAAAATTTTGTCTTGCCTGCGAGCCCGAGTATGCGAATCGCTTCCAGCAGCCGCAGCGTCCCAAGTCCGTCCGCATTGGCTGTATATTCGGGCGTCTCGAACGACACCTTCACATGGCTTTGCGCCGCCAGGTTGTAAATCTCGTCCGGCTGCACCTCCTGGATGATGCGGATCAAATTGGTGGAATCCGTCAGATCGCCGTAATGAAGGTGAAAGCGGCTGTCCTCTTCGTGCTTGTCTCGGTACAAGTGATCGATGCGGTCTGTGTTGAACGAGGAAGCCCTTCGCTTGACTCCGTGCACCTCATAGCCTTTCTCCAGCAAAAACTCGGACAAATACGCACCGTCTTGGCCGGTAACGCCTGTAACCAACGCTTTTTTTGTCATCTGGCAGGACCTCTCCTTTAGCCGAGAGCGGATTTGCTCATCATCCGCTGCTTTTGCAAATATTTGGACTTCTTGTAGACGACGTAGGAATCGTAGAGGAGGACAAACGCAATGGACAGGAAAAATCCGACCACGAACGCCATGATGATATTCAGGATGGGCCTGGGGTAGACGGGGTTGGGATTATCCGATGTCTTCGCTTCGGAAATCACCTGGATGTTGTCGATCCGCATGATTTCCTTGATTTCTTCTACGGAAATGTTGGACAGCGTATTGGCGATCTCAACCGCAGTCGAAGGCGAAGGATCGCGCACGGTAATTTCGATCACCTGCGAAGCTTTGACCGGCTTGACTATCGTCCTGCTGTCCAGTTCGGTGGTGGAGAGCGGAAGCCTCATGCTGTTCATTGTCTTTTCCAAGACCCTGGGGCTTTTGATGATGACCTGGTAGGTGTCCATCAGTTTGATGCTGGTCTGGATATCGTTGAAATCGATCTCCCTCGATTGCGCGTCGCTCTGGGCAGGATTCGGCATCACGAGCAGCTCCACCGTCGCGCCATACAGCGGGGTGATGTACCAGTAGCTGTACACCCCGATGGCCGAGGTGACCAAGGTGGTGAAGACAATGACAATCCAGAATCGCCGCCAGATCATGTCAACTAGATCGCGTACTTTCATATGCCCTCCCGGACTCCCAAAAGTTTGTTCTTTTTATAGAACGAATTTCTTCTAGTGTACCTCAAATCCCTCAAAAATGAAACAGCCATATTCGTGCGTTTCCCCCTACAAACCTCCTATATAACTCATGTTCCGACAGGTTTTTTGCGTACGTTTCCACACGAATCGACGTTCGTTATGAAGAATGTTTAGAGGCTTGCTCCTCTTGGGTTTTGGTCCAGGCTTCTTTCCACGATATGACCATTTCCTTGCTGACCCCCGACTTTGTCAATTCCCGGATCAGCTCCATCCACTCCAGATCAAACGGGACGCTTCCCGCTTGGCGGTCGAGGACGCAACGGACCAGGACTCCTGCTTCGATCTCCAGCACAGCCGAGATCTTCTCCAGTATTTGTATGGAAGGGTTCGTCTTGATTCCGCGCTC
Proteins encoded:
- a CDS encoding GDP-L-fucose synthase; protein product: MDREARIFVAGHRGLVGSAIKRALEAQGYRQVLVKSRSELDLLDQRAVARFFAQERPEYVFLAAAKVGGIYANATYPADFLYQNVLIQTNVIHAAHRYGAKKLLFLGSSCIYPKLSPQPIREAYLLTGELEPTNEPYALAKIAGIKMCEAYHRQYGSDFLAVMPTNLYGPYDNFDPQTSHVLPALLRKFHEAKVADAAEVVVWGTGTPKREFLYVDDLADACVFLMKTYRHADIGPIVNIGTGTDLAISELAELIKGIVGFRGSIVFDASKPDGTPRKWLDVSRMEQLGWRASTTLAEGIRKTYDWYLAQQSAVRP
- a CDS encoding flippase encodes the protein MKRIVISTGWLAMERIFRMVVSFFVGIAIARYLGPAQYGQLNYAQSFVALFSAIAALGLEGIVVRNIVNHPARKDEIMGSAFVLKLLGSLFTIALTIALIVLLRPDDPQTQWMVALIALGTILQSFDTIDYWFQSQVYAKVKVYAYGIAFFLISLVKLVMIVLHAPLIAFAYAGMAEAVIITTGLLIGYRIHGHSVRKWRVSLPCAIDMLKDSWPLILSSLAIMIYMRIDQIMIGEMAGDHELGIYSVTVRLGEMWYFVPIAIVSSTFPSIVEAKKISEELFYERMQHLYDVMAFIGYVVAIATTCFATVIVKLFGPDYEAAASLLIWYIWIGLFVNLGVARTSFLNTMNYTRWQFVTSLMGCIMNVLLNLLLIPRYGAMGATVASLFSYWLQTHGSCYFFRPLHRTGVMQTKAIFVFFRLKKIMAQLHIRSKGESL
- the gmd gene encoding GDP-mannose 4,6-dehydratase, encoding MTKKALVTGVTGQDGAYLSEFLLEKGYEVHGVKRRASSFNTDRIDHLYRDKHEEDSRFHLHYGDLTDSTNLIRIIQEVQPDEIYNLAAQSHVKVSFETPEYTANADGLGTLRLLEAIRILGLAGKTKFYQASTSELYGMVQEVPQRETTPFYPRSPYAAAKLYAYWITVNYREAYGMFACNGILFNHESPLRGETFVTRKITRAAARIRLGLQDKLYLGNLDAKRDWGYAKDYVHAMWLMLQQEVPDDFVIATGETHSVREFVELAFAENGLDLEWQGQGAEEVGIHRQTGKVLVAIDPAYFRPTEVDLLLGNPEKAKRVLGWEPSCTFSELVRLMVRADRQQAEKEHMLSV
- a CDS encoding Wzz/FepE/Etk N-terminal domain-containing protein, translated to MKVRDLVDMIWRRFWIVIVFTTLVTSAIGVYSYWYITPLYGATVELLVMPNPAQSDAQSREIDFNDIQTSIKLMDTYQVIIKSPRVLEKTMNSMRLPLSTTELDSRTIVKPVKASQVIEITVRDPSPSTAVEIANTLSNISVEEIKEIMRIDNIQVISEAKTSDNPNPVYPRPILNIIMAFVVGFFLSIAFVLLYDSYVVYKKSKYLQKQRMMSKSALG
- a CDS encoding helix-turn-helix transcriptional regulator, whose translation is MRKGLSMSELAERSGVTKSYVNALERGIKTNPSIQILEKISAVLEIEAGVLVRCVLDRQAGSVPFDLEWMELIRELTKSGVSKEMVISWKEAWTKTQEEQASKHSS